TTGTGTACAGGTCGTAGAGTTACTCCAGTTCATATTTGGTGAATCATCTAATCGTCAGAAGATTATTGAGGAGCTTCTTGTACatgatttattcagaaatattgaTCTTCGTGAAATGCGAAGTGCTCCTGTTAcggtacaaatatatttttagtgGCATATGTATACTCTATCAAATTACATACATTATCACTTATCCTTACAGATATTTCGTCCAACATTAACACCGCCCGTAGTAAATTTACTCGACGGTATTAAACGACAAAACGCCAATAAAAGGTAATGTgatcgtataaaatataacgcTAGAATAATTTGTTCGtatctatttctatattttgctAAAGATTCGTTTTGCATGCATGAACAGGCAAAGGTCGCGCTCTATAAGCGACGTGTATTTGACACGCAAATTTTGGTAATGACACGAAGGATCCGATTAATCCatctaattctttaaaaatcttcataatagaatgtaacttttatctttttcatATTGCAGAACCACACAGTTGGATATCGTCGATGAAGATACGTCTCTGCATAGATCACATACCGTTTGCAAGAATTCTTTACTCGATGAGATTTATAACGAGCTTTCAAACACGGCTGTATAATTGTGGGaacaaaatttgtttcatcgCGATTTTACCTTTAATATATTCGTACGTTTCTCTACCGAGTGCCAAAAATTATTCCAATCTCTATTTCTAGTATAGTTAttcaattacaaatttaatatgaaaaagaaaagaaacaagaaaagaattagagataaaaaaaaggaaaaataatatgGAAAGGGCAATAAAaagtggaaaaaagaaagaaaaagaaaaaaaatataaatcttacaagagtaatgtattttattatttaaaatatcaaaaaacaCACAAGATATCTACACGTTTATGGAAGAAgtatgaaaatgataaaatgtcATCTCATATGAATTGTAAATTCAATCCTTTCTATCACAAATTATCCCTACCTATTTTTACTATTCAGTTTTCATTGAATTTCACCCCATCAGTTTTGTCGACGAAATAACGTTCAAGATGAAAATGAACTATATCAGAAGGTATTATCAAATACATCAAATGCACGCACCTTGCAATTATACTCAATTTTCAATCAATTCAAAACCAATGGAATCAAAATGTTCAGGATAATACTTGAGATGTTAAACATTTAATAAGATTCGAATAACATAAACGTGTTCCTATCATCTCGCAATGATACCCTGCAATCTTCATTTGCCAAAACTAAAACATATGATGCTTTGaattaaaaaaggagaaactatACTTCATCGAAAACCATTTTAAATTCATTCTATTGTATAGTGCacatttaattttacatataaacaTAAAAAGTTTCGACACATCACGAAATTTgtagagaaaaaattatttttctaggagtttgtacataatatgtatcgtgatattataaccaataaaatactattatatcaattatttcTAAGAAACACAAAAAGTTCACATGCGACGCTTGTTTAGTTAATTATAGAAATGTGTGTGTAATTAATATATGTGTTTGCAAGCGGACGTAAGATCGGTAATAAAAATAGGTATTATTGCTTCTCGATGACCGTTTtcatttaaatgtataaattcacTTTAATGTCTTCTTAAATCTAATTGGGTCGTTGGTTTCGCATGAGCACACACACATGTGTATGTACGCAAATGCGCATATGTCGATAGAAAATTCCAgtatcaaataatttaattgcTTACTTTTCTTATACATTTTATGAAGCACCAGCTTCTAATTCACTCGCTGGTGTGTCTGGTTCTTCATCATTGTAAATATTTTCCGCCATTTGCCATACCTGCATTATATTGTCTTCCGATACAGAACATATGACCCAAGGCTCATTTGGATTCCACGAAAAATCACTAATTTTTGCGGTATGACCACCATGAATAAACTATAGAAAATGTAAACACATCTGTAATATCTTAGGAATTTCGAGGTCCTacatagttaaaaaaaaaaaaaagaaaaaagggaaaaaacatattatatacCAGTAACTCGGGTGGTCCATCTTCAGCATCTTCACTGGATTGTTCCTCGCCAATTTTACTAAGATCCCACACATGAAGACGCCTGTCTGTACCGCTACTAGCTAATATCGTCTCGTTATGCGGTGACCATTGAACTTGAAAGATCTCGTCTTTGTGAGATTCGAaagaatgtaattttaatttcagattCCTCAAGTCCCAAAGCGCTACTGTTTTATCGGCACTGCCAGTTGCAAGAATAAATTCCGAATATGGATTAAAACTCAAGCAATTCACTTCGGCAGTATGAGCATCAACTGTATGACTTGGTTTACTGGTATTATTGCAtctaataattgtaaaaataagaCGAGCAATTAAAAAAGTTGATTGCAACAATATTTATGTTGTTTTGATTGTCAATGACTTTGTGTGATGACATATAATTACCTTGTGTCCCAGATCATCAATTTCTGATCATCCGCGACAGATCCAAATAAAGATTCATGTAACAAATGCCAAGCCACATCCTCAACGACAGCAGTATGTCCAGTAAAGATTGTTTTTGCATCTATCACGCGATTTTCTTTAGGGGGTGCATTAATATCCCATAAACAAATTGTATGATCATCAGATGCACTGAGCAAATATCCATTCAAGTTTGGATTCCATGATAGACCATATCCTTCTTTTTGGTGTCCCCTTAATCTGACATCAAAGATATTAAAACCACCATTATATGAGTTTTGTTACCtccaataaatatacaaagatgtATTCACCTTAAATCAGGCTGGCATTCACCATTAGGATCTGGTTTACTTGGATGTTTTGTATAATCGAAAACAAGGACATCGCTAGATGGTGTTTTGGTTGCAATTACACACGGGTTTTGTGGCATATATCGTGCTCTATTTACCTCTCCTTcgtgatttatttttatttcaatttctatcTTTCCGCTAACAGAACCAAATCCTCCAAATTCTCCTTTCTCATTATCATAGTGAGATGCATCAAATTGAGCATCCTCATTCGGTAATTGTACACTAGCTATAAGCAAATGATTTTGTTCGTCCGAAGTATGAGTACCCAAAATAAGACGATGTACAGAATAATCCTTTCCTTCTGGTCTAGTTACATCTGGTAACCATTGAGCAGTTAAAGATGGCCATTCTAAAGCATGTGTCATCACAAGATCATATAAAAACGGAGTAttttttttccatattttatattcttcattGATAACTCTTTCTTCCACAGCATCGTCAAAAGTTTctacaattaaataattgtgaaataaaatgaacagaatatttaagaaaaaattaaaatatatacaaatattaacatatatacaTGATTAAGTGATTTTTTACATTATACAATCATATAATGAAGCattcaaaatatgaaaatgatacGAAAATGTACATCAATTCGTCGCTCGATTAATACAGTTAGAAAAAAACGTACAGTGccagaattaaaaaatcaatattttaactAATGAAAGTCGTATCTTTTTGTAACATTATAACCTATAGAAATACAACTCCATCACACATGCTGTACTTACGATGTAAGAATACCTTACGtcttaatataaaacaaaatgaaataataacgataaatcaaaccaattttaaacaataagctttattttttaaaaaaaatttgtgaaaaagaGATGTTGAAAAAGATATCCTTGTTTATCATAATACTAAAAGCATTCTTTGAAATAGCAAACGATTGATAGACCTAACTATAAAAATAAGTAGAAGAGCTAAAAGAAATGTAAAGTAATTGACATTAATCTTACCACCGTCTTTATCACccattattatatttctctaaaaCTTCAATACTAACAAGGTACGTTTAACCCGCCAAAAGCCGTGATGCCTAGCCAGATTTTACTAAAATACAAGCGTACTTACTTGCAAACACGCTTTAAATATATGTTGCCTTTTCATTGTGCATGCGGTAACTGTTCGGAATCTTATGCGATACGTAGCTTAAATTACATTTGAATCACATATTTTACACAATACATGTATGTTTAAATACCAACTGAAATTATGTAAGAGAAAGAAATCTCAATTGTTtggtaaaaatttgttttatgttTAACCTGTTAACATAAACAAATAATGAAGTGAAATTCAACaactaaattataaatttatatctgtTAGCGGTATTGCTATTTACGCTTTAATTTTGTCGATTCGATGAGATTGacatttataattttagaaattaatcgttacacgttgtaggCAGATTTACAATGATTTCCAATTCCTAAAATCAGTGTCTGCTAAAAACCATAATATTTAAGccttttttaataaatgtaactAATTAATAATCCGAAATTTTGTTCTGTAAATGAAAGTCAATAATATTCTTTGTTTATCGTTAACGTTTGATTATCGATTATTGATACTGCAAatgaattttgcaaattttatgtGATAGATCAATGTATTATACCTCGTATGTTATATTTATAGGTTTCAAACATTACTTCTATAGATTATGCCAATATCATGCATGTATATTAAGTCAGAAAGGAAGATACATTTTAGCTgctgatatttaattaattaatatacagcAGAAGATATGGAAGATATTAATGCTAAGAGAAATGCCAGAAGAAGgagaattttggaaaattcaGAGAAACGGTTATTGAAAATTACTGGTAGAGACAACGATAATGAATCAAAaggtaaatataatttacttattttcatttacctatgaaagataattattaaaagtatatttttacattcattCTTATATCATTCTAGTCCAGAGTATACATTTAGGTTCATTCAGTCAAACATTCATTGCTCCAGATATACAAAATGAAACTTTATAtccaaatataaataatgatatatCAGGTAATATGTagtataatattgaaattatatttttacaaaaatattatagataattttgataatttaagTACTAATCTTGAAGGTATTGACAGTACTTCATATGAGACAAAAAGTTCGTCACCTCCATTATTAACAAATCGcataaattatgtattattgGCTGTTATTGTCAATATACTACTCATATTACAACTGGATCATTTATTTGGGAAGGTAATTATAGAAACTTATCAAAAACTGAAATTCTTGGAATTTTGTTGTACTAATAAATACTGGATTAAATATTACAGACAATCACAATACCATACTTTCTAGTAATGTTGGGACGTTTGTACAACTATAAAAATGCACGAGAAATGCAAGAGAATAATCTACTGTATGCTGCTTTGATCTTATGCAATGTTAAGCCTGAGTTAACTTATCAATTAAAAAAGTTAGTAACAGTAAGTCATATGATAGTTGGAGATTTAGCTTTATACATTTTCAGTTTCACATTAATATATTATGGATTCTTTTACTGTTTATATAATACGGACATTCCTATTATCTTAACCATGTAAATTAGacatgaaatataattaaacatatGATTCGTCAACTTTGcccaaatttttatacaaaaaaaaaatataaatatgtagcaTATCAATCAGATCTTTACAATAcacaattataataatacaaaatcaGTAGAATTCGTTTATTCCTCATTTTTCACtaatatgtaaatgaaaaattattaaaaataaaagagtgATATACAATTAAAACTTAGAAAAACCGAACTTTTTCGGTTACGTACCGAATATATCTGAAGAACGCGTGATGTCACAAGTCTGCAACGGCGTTACATACTTTCTTAACTTATTATGTAGCTCCTATTACCGGTGCGCGTACATACCATGGTCGTATACGTATACGACCATACTTTAATTAGTTAATTCGATCAATAAGTAAATATATGTAACGAAAATGTAATCTAATTGTTTCTAGTAAactaaatttttgtttattgaCATAAATGTTTAATCCTTTAATTGAATCTCTTAATACAtgaatttaattacaataaacTATTTATGCAATACGTATAAACACATAGCACGATTCCATTCAAattgaaacaaagaaaataaacttAACAGTTGACTCAAGGAGTTATGTAAAAAGGtcacataatataaattaaaagtgaatatatTTAGCGAAAAGATAAAATTTTGCTCTTCAAATGTCAAACGTTATTCACAAAAGAATATGAAGATATATActagaaaaaatacaaatattatttaacattcgCACCTAGTCTTtcatcatattttaattttttagtagATAGATTGTGtgctttaaatttattttaatgactTAAAGGAGCTTATGCAGTAtagtaaatttatttctaagtTTACAAATCTTTTGTTAAATGCAATTTCTAAATGATTCGACATGCTTTTCTATCATCACCACATTAACttaaaaaatgtgtaataacattattgaatataatttaaataaattgctgTTAACTTATTGGATAAAAATGATTAGTTAAAATAGAATAGagcattttaatttttacttctCATTTTTGTCTTCAATATTCTTGTATTTCCTTAAAATTTTAGGTCTCACAACATCAGGATGACCAGAATGTATCATTTCCACCTCCCACTTTTCTAAATCCTTCTGGTATTGTATGCTAAGTTGAGTAGCTTTATTGATATATGATTCCTTCTCTGCACCTGATAATTCTTTCCAACTTGTGGACAATAATTTTACCCACTCctaattattgattttattaatCACTGATAGATAAAATAACTTAGTTAATTAGAAATTAGTTTGCCATACCTTAAAAGATGTATTtggatttttatcatttttctttgaTGTTACATAACACAAAAATGGATTTAGTGATTTCTTTGGTCTTCCAAGCATTTCATATTTCTGCAATTAATCTTAAACTTTATACtaatcaataaaaaaatgaatttatcaTTATATGATTTAATGAAACACAATTACCCGTTTATTACTTAAACTACTATTATTTTGTagatattcttttttctttttttcccataATTCTCTTTGTTCATTGGTAATAGAATTATTATACTCTTTTAATTCATTCATATATATTTCACGATTTTTATGATATTGGTTCATAAAATATTCCTTTTCAGCAAGATCTAATTCTGCCCATTGCCTGGATGCTCTCTTTAATAACTGTACTTGTGATATATCAGGTGTTTCTTcgagaaatttcaatttaatatgtTTCACATATAGAAAAAACGGACCTTCTGGCCTCTTTGGTTTTGGTGGCAAGACTGTATCTTTTAACTGTCTTAATGCACTTCTTGAGGAATTTTGgtacaaatttaataaacaatttctaaaataatgaaatattgttttatgaaacatatgattaaaaaaatattttttacaaatcatGTATAACAAGAAAAGTTGTTACattattaaagttaaaaaataagTTGTGCTGTgtgtattaaataatatgtgATTTGAAACTAAATATATGGTAATCGAATAATAACAAGAGATTAATTCACAGGTGGAACAAGCAGTTAACCTTCATTCACATTACTtcgaaattatttgtaaaaatttattttattataatgtttaTTTGAACTTGACCTTGTGCACAATAAATTTTCCGAACGcataagaaatataaatcttCTAAAGTATACCATTTTGCAGACACTATTTCTTATCGCTTCCACTTTTATAAATAATGCTTGTTTTAATAATGGACACAGAATAATCAAGAAGAATAACCAATGGGACTATCGATGACGAAAATTTTCGGGGTGCGGGGAACACGGTCACGTGATACTTTGATGCAGCATTGGTGATTGGTTCTAGCCTAAATGTGCGAAATTTTAAGATGAGACCTCTAATTTGTTTACAATTATAAATGTACAATAgaatattttccataaaatagcGATGCAGAGTGATTTATTTCTATATCATCGAGACGTAAGAATGAAATGGTTAAAAGTTAGAatctatagatataaataatcattattttttttcttggtATCTATTTTTACAACTATCATATCCATGGACAACTttgcaataatatattataacttaTCACCGTGGAAGTAAGTATTACTCGcagatttaaaatgaaatattaaaacttttttataaaatgttaatcGGATTACATAAacattaataattcaataaattgtacaactatgtaaattaaattttcaatatccGTTGCATAAACAGATTAGGAggtattatcaataattttcataacaACATCTTTTTTAGCAGTTTTATTATCTAGTGCATTTATATTGACctttaaataaaattagctTATTTATATATGTCGCATATTCCTTGATGACTCCATCAAGGATTTCGCAAGAGGATGTaatcttattttaatatattactattttattattatttattattatttaatatatttattacatatcgaCCGGGTTAAATGAACAATACGATTGTCAAATGCGCTTTACTGAgacatgattttttaaatatactttaaataatttatgcCCAATAAGATTGCTTAGAATTTCAATAGTGAAAGGACGTAACAATAATAAAGATACCTTTGACGAACAATTTGACCAGATTCGATCACTTGAGTCAGAAAAAATCCACTAACAAGAATGCAACTGGAAACAATAAAAAGATTAGATGAGGGTTAAATTAGGTCTCTTTGGAGGTGGGAGTTATCCTTCGGATTGGACCTCATAAACTCCTACCGATTTTCACATTTTGCTAAATCAGAAATTGTAACAAAGGAGCAGAGAGAATTCTCAGAATAATTCTGGCTTCAATATCAACCAAATATAGAGACAATTATCAAACCTATTTAACTCAACTCTTACTTATTTCGATAAAAACTCTGACCCCTATCTCGCGCATTCGAGAGTTTAATACTCTGGTATTTTAAAGCGTTTGTCTCTTGCCATGAACTTCCGAGTGTAAATTGAGACAACTCATACCATTTAAGGAATGACTAGAATTAGATACAAATTGTTGTTTTGAAACATTTGCATTCGTTACATTAAATGCTAATAGTGTGGAATTTAGTCAGCATCTCCGATTTTTCTCAAACTTTAATACGTTAAAAAGGGCTATTTAAGTGAGCAAAgcatgataaaaaaaaaaaatatttttaatttcactttaGAATTCAACTTAAATCTAATATCGATCTTGCAAAATTCTCAGaaaatttcatcatttttgTTTTGCGATTCGCCTACTACATCAAAATCAGTAAAGTTGTCGATGAAAGGCGTCCTCTCCCATATCGATTATATtgagatatatcataaaattcaacactaaataatttttatctataCATATTATCGGCGCTCGACCTTAGTTTTCGAGTTCTACGCACAAATATCCCGCTGCTCGACCTTAGCTTTCAAACTGGATtaaaatgaaagaggaaattTTCTAGAGTTTTTCTTAGATTGAGGttagttttaaaataaaattaaaagtattattGTTTGCGGTacttttttgttacattttgcTTATTTAAATAGCACTTCTTAACATattaaagtttaaaaaaaaagatattgataagagaagaaatttcttttctgGTAGTACTTTAATTTAAGGTATCGGCTGTTATGGTAATCAGCAATGATGAATAGAATTATCACTAAAGAATTCGGATTAAGTgatcttaaataaaatttattatttcgactttcgattttatatttcataagaAAATTTAACTTAAAATAGCTTTAAACATACaagattattgtaatattttgtaactgaTATAATTCTAGTACTTTAGCGACA
This DNA window, taken from Bombus terrestris chromosome 3, iyBomTerr1.2, whole genome shotgun sequence, encodes the following:
- the LOC100650953 gene encoding transcription factor A, mitochondrial; translation: MVYFRRFIFLMRSENLLCTRNCLLNLYQNSSRSALRQLKDTVLPPKPKRPEGPFFLYVKHIKLKFLEETPDISQVQLLKRASRQWAELDLAEKEYFMNQYHKNREIYMNELKEYNNSITNEQRELWEKKKKEYLQNNSSLSNKRKYEMLGRPKKSLNPFLCYVTSKKNDKNPNTSFKEWVKLLSTSWKELSGAEKESYINKATQLSIQYQKDLEKWEVEMIHSGHPDVVRPKILRKYKNIEDKNEK
- the LOC100651070 gene encoding uncharacterized protein LOC100651070 encodes the protein MEDINAKRNARRRRILENSEKRLLKITGRDNDNESKVQSIHLGSFSQTFIAPDIQNETLYPNINNDISGIDSTSYETKSSSPPLLTNRINYVLLAVIVNILLILQLDHLFGKTITIPYFLVMLGRLYNYKNAREMQENNLLYAALILCNVKPELTYQLKKLVTVSHMIVGDLALYIFSFTLIYYGFFYCLYNTDIPIILTM
- the LOC100651191 gene encoding chromatin assembly factor 1 p55 subunit, whose product is MGDKDGETFDDAVEERVINEEYKIWKKNTPFLYDLVMTHALEWPSLTAQWLPDVTRPEGKDYSVHRLILGTHTSDEQNHLLIASVQLPNEDAQFDASHYDNEKGEFGGFGSVSGKIEIEIKINHEGEVNRARYMPQNPCVIATKTPSSDVLVFDYTKHPSKPDPNGECQPDLRLRGHQKEGYGLSWNPNLNGYLLSASDDHTICLWDINAPPKENRVIDAKTIFTGHTAVVEDVAWHLLHESLFGSVADDQKLMIWDTRCNNTSKPSHTVDAHTAEVNCLSFNPYSEFILATGSADKTVALWDLRNLKLKLHSFESHKDEIFQVQWSPHNETILASSGTDRRLHVWDLSKIGEEQSSEDAEDGPPELLFIHGGHTAKISDFSWNPNEPWVICSVSEDNIMQVWQMAENIYNDEEPDTPASELEAGAS